gacaatatcatgtcattatagagatatctaaatatctttattccattcacatttattGTTACAATATCTAACATAATTATATTTGTAAAATAACATTATATGATAGAATTAGTGAGATTTACATGTAAAAAACAAGTGTATAGATGAGATCACAACTATACACATATCTCACAATGTGAGATAATAAATATAAACATGTAATATTTAGATATAGATCTTCCTAAAGAGAATCACTACTCCTTTTTGGTATCTATTCCCTAGGATATCATACAAGGACAAATCTTATTCATGAGAAACAACTTATCATACAAGATTATTGAATGGAAACCTAGAAAGGCACAAAATAAATATGGGCTAGAAACAACATAGCTCGTGGTCGACCAAGCTTATGACCACCCAAGGTTGCGACTGGCTAAGCTCGCGGTAGGCCAAGCAAGTAGTCGACCCAAGTCACGGTCGGCCAAGCTCTCAGCCAACCAAGGTCGAAGTCGGCCAAGGTTGCGGTAGAGCTCACGGTAGGCGGAGCTCGCAGCCGGCCTTACTAGCCCTGGTTTAAGatgagaggagagggaaggggaggTGTACAAATGAGATGTGTGTTGGAGATCTAGAGGAGATGCATGTCGGAAATCAGATAGGAGAAGTCGGAGATCGATCGGAGAGGAAAAATctagatttagggtttaggggaaGAAAAAAAGTAGAGTGAAAAAATAGGGGAAACTTATTTTTGTCACTATTTTAGCAGTAAAAACTTATTTACTATTTTAGGGTTTAATCTCTTTTCCCTAAATAGTAGAAAGAAGGATTGTACACAATAATGATCATATAGATTCATTgttgactctaaacataagtcaTTGTGTCCTATGCATAAAGTCCCAATAAAATTGAagtcataatttttttaaaaaatgtttttttattatttatatttattttttaaaaaatctttttaattttagatCAAATTTAAAAAGATCAATTTGTTGTTGGTTTTTTTTaattgtatattttattttttaaaactactcTTTTTTATCGTAAAAAATTTTGCCTTCTCATAGTTTTGATGATATCATGCCCTTTCCTTCTCTCGTCCATTAGAGCATCTGTAATGCTTTTAACATGCGCAAGCGttaatacattttttttatttttttaattgaatctGTAACATTAACGTGTTTAAAGATTTGAACGCATTAATGCTACAGTACTGAAAAAGGTGTCCACGTCAACGTTAATGTCTCAGGTATTAACGTCGTTGTGAATGCTCTTAGTCTAATAATTTTCTCTTTCCTGACTAGTGATactctttgcttcttcttttttcctcttttattattgATTGCTCTTGgtatttgttttttcttttatcttcttTGGTAACTAGGGATTTTTCATTCATTCAAGGTAAAGCaatatgttaattttttaaaatattaaattgatgttttattacataaattaaaaaatgatcgTATTTAGTTTCTCCTTATATTTTTAGATAACTTTCTTTACCGTTGACATGtttaaattttgagaattttaaaacatgacataTTATTTGGTATGGTTTACATTTATTTTCAAGTTAAAAATAGTACctgaaatattaaattttataaaaaatatttttttctaatacATAAACAACCTATATCATACTATTGACAAGTATTTTTTCcagtaaaagaaattttataaaattaaacttaataaagtttttaataatttctaaagatttaaataatttagtaattttattaattaaaaagttcttatctgaatataaatttttttagtaatttgacttttcaaaaagtttgaaaaataaaataaaatttagtttaagGACAATGAATCTAGATTTTTAATTATCCATTCCATTCGCTTTGCATGAAGAGATTAGATCGAAGAGGCGAAGACGATCTTGAGGTCTAGACATGGCTACCGACGAGACCGCCCGCCTCCCCCTAGCCGGCCGAGTTGCCATTGTCATTGGCGCCTCACGAGGTATCGGTCGCGCCATCTCCCTCCACCTCGCCTCCCTCGGCGCCCGCCTTGTCCTTTGCTACGCCTCCAACGCAGCGCAGGCCGACCTCCTCGCCGCCCAAATCAACTCCTCGTCATCCACCTCCCCGCGAGCTGTGGCCGTCCGCGCCGATGTATCCGTCCCCGCCGACGTCAAGTATCTCTTCGACCGCGCCGAGTCAGCCTTCGCGTCGCCGGCCCACATGCTCGTGTCCTGCGCCGGGTGTCAGATTTTGTTAATcagacatataattttttttggcGCACAGATGGCCGTAAATGGGTCAACGCCCAGGTCGTCAGGGTCAACGGTGAATTTATCTGATAATCAATCGTTCACATTTTTTGCTTGGGCTTCTGAATCATCGATAAGAAGTTTAATCTTCGATTTAAGTGGCTATGTACGATTTTATATGTATTTTGTGTTCATTTATGCGAGAATGAGTGCTAAAATTAATAAGATGCATTTTGCAAAACATCcaacaggaaaaaaaaaatacaacggGAATTCAAATTTCTCGGATTTATCTAGTAgcaaaaaaaagatatttttatatttcaGATAATAGTTGAACCAAACTGCATATTACTTAAACGGGCCGCGATGGTCGTTTAAAATGGGCATCCAAAGCCCTAATTTCCTACGACTTACCTCGCCATTTTTCCTGCCACCTCGACGCAGCAGCTCCGGAAGTCAACAGCCGTGGGTATATAAGCAGGCTTGCGGTCCTCCCCCATCCGGCGACGAAGATACGGGTGGCTATCCTTGTGCAACGCAGTGAAGTAGCGGCCCTTCTCCCTCTTCCTTGGCAGCCCCCAGCGGCGGGTATTTGCCGCTCGATAACTTCGTTTGTTCCTTCCTTTCATTTTGTCTTGATGAGGAAGCATACatgatgcatgctagtagagtTAAAATGAAATTCTATGATGGGGATTCTGGATTCTGTAAAAGAGTAGTCTGGTGTACGAAGTTCTCGTTATGCAGGATCCGAAGAAGGATCTACTTTTTACAAAAGGTTGTTTCCAGAATTTGAACCGtgatcttttggtcacaaagcaacaactttactatTGCGCCAAGACCCCCTTTCAGGGATTCTGGATTCTGTGATGCTAGATTTTCTATGTTAGTATTGCTTTTCTGTGATGGTAATAGTCTGCTGCTGATACCTATCTGGAATTTCTAGGTTCCATTTGCTATGACCATGTGAATACGTTGATAATTGACAATCTTACGTGGTTGATGTAAACATGGTTCGTCGAAACGGTCGCGGCGACTGTTGCAGACACTGTCATTCTAGTTCCAATATCATTTCGCGGAACGATCGCGGCACGGATTTAtcaaaaaatcacaaaaaaatagAGAACtggtaataaaaaataaaatacgtGAAGTCATACAAAATCAATACATTAGTGCATAATTATCCTACAATAATATAACATGATGAAAAAAAATACAATGATAATTATACCTAATCAAAGTTAATACCACGAAGAGTGACGGGGAGGAACCAAATCTTCATTATATTCTCCTTGAGTATcatattaattaaattgatcTCCAACATATGAGCGTTGATATAAATTTGGATTAAATTGCCCATATGGATATTCATTTGGTTGAGTTGATGAAATATGTTCAAAATTAGATGATTGACTTTGTAATAATGTGTCATCACGACGATTGTAATATCCAAAGCCATGATACCCAATAGAACTGCTAGTACCACTTGATGATTCACGATCACGGCTATGATGTCCGATATTGCTCCCAAGAGACGTTGAATAATCTGGAATTGCATTCTGTGCATTATCAAAATAACCCTCAGATTCATGATGTCTAATTGCACTTGTATAGGATGGTAAATAATCAGATGATCTGTCATATGAATCATATCTGGGTTGATTGCTACTATAATATCCATATCCACCTGATTGATATTCAATTGGACCATGCCCAATATCTTGAGACTCCCAATTATAACTTCTTGATCCATAATcatcttgatcctgtccgagagttgaGTCGATGACGCTGGGGGCGTGACGCTCTCTGCTGACTCCGCGTAGACTCTAGGCCGACGTGGACTCcagtgaacctgcagcaaaaccgagccgggaggggatcccgacgacggccctctgacgctcaagtaagGCGAGAAGAAATCGAAATAGAGTAACGAGGCCaagagctacagtagatgagaatgcatacctccgtcgaaggttgggggcctttatatagggctcacAGGGGGCGTGTGCACGCTTTCcgaggcgtgcacgctcctcaaagcatacctagaaaTGGTCATGTCAGAAAAGTGCgtctgacgtcatacctcaaccgtccgagcatatttctaacatgacagtggaaacttccactgtacgattctctgtccggtcCGGCCGTCAACCATGCTGTTCGTCGGCGacacatgtctcgagaaggatatcaccgGCTGTCCCCTTTGTCCTCTTctgctccttttgtctgttactagCCTGACCGGGAGAGATGCAGGGACCCATTGCCGTCCGGGAGGGGACATGTATTGGTCCGAGCGGGAAGGCCGCTCGGCCACATACTCGAACGGGAATGTCTTCGTTGATTCGCAACTCGTCCGAGCGAACAGGCCGCCCGGCGCCTCAACTTTCCTAGGCAGacttatgagcgtcggaaacccggccCGCGGCCGAGCTGTTTCTGCGCCGCACCGAGCGCGGTCGTGGCCGATCAGCCAGGtggccttccgatcggccacaccTTTAGGTTGACTATCTTGGCTTTGACCTCCATGTGTCATTGGCCTCTATCCCGCACGGGActccactcttactaccggatcacatcTCTTAATGGAATTTGTTGGTTCCCTCTCAAAAGCAAATGTTTCATATGTTCTTCAACACTCATATGTTGTCGTGAAGATCCAATCGAATGTTCTTTATTATTGGCATCAGAAGATTCTGATAAATTTCTAAAAAAGTGATGTTGTTTCTCCATCCCAAGTCGATACCTATGATTACTATCTTGTGTTGCATAATAATTTTCATGACCTCGTGCCCATGTCATACTTGTGTCATGTTGATCATCTTGATGACTTTGATGAACATGATGTTCACCATGACTTTGTTGATTATTTCCATCATTTGAATCATCACCGTCGTCACTTTCATCACTATCTTCACTATCATCTCTtgataaaacttcttttcctttcaaATGTGTTGACTTTCTACATTATTCTTCTTTCTTGAATGACTTTGAACACTTGTAGTTGTGTTGTATTCTTCAGCATCTGATGCTCGAAGTGCTTGATCTAACCATGCCAAATCATCGTCTTCTAAAACTGGCGGTTCATTATCTCTTGTCCATTCATTTAAGATGTCATCATCATGAAAAATATGATTAAGGTCTATCGGGCTGTAAAAATCATCATCTTCTTATTTGCGCATAATGTTTCGTATCCTAAGCCGCATATTATAGTGAACATAAACTAATTTGTGCAACTTTTTGATAGCCAAGCGATTACGAAGCTTTGTGTGTATAAGAGACcatgtactccaatttctttcacatcccGAAGATGAGCATGTTTGACTTAGAgcttttattgtaatttttttaaggTGTGGGGCATCTTCACCATAATCGCTCCACCATTCAGctgatacaaaaaaaaaatcaatatcatatatattttttaattataaatatttgtaaaatttaaattacatACCTGGGAGACTTTTTTTTATTGCCATTTTTGCTACTGGAGACCCAAATTCACCTATCTGGTCCGTGAATAATTTAAtctgaaaattataaaaaataaataaataattattgttTATATTTGGGAAAAAATATaggaacataaaaaaaattacctCACTGATGGCTGAAGCTTGTGCATTTAAGTCTGGCTCCAATCTCTTAATTACAACCTTTAATCCTCGTTTAACTTCATCATTATAAACACAAGTTCCAGAATATTGAAGTAACGGATTAGGAAATATACTGAAATATCAATAAGATGATATGAAATTAGAAATGAGGATTTTGTAAATGATTTTGATGACATACTTTGTACTCTACAATTTAAGCAAATAAATATATGGTTACCTGCCGCATGTAGATGTTGGTGTAATTGATTATACCATCGATTATCAATAATATTCCAATATAATTGACAATCTCTAGTATTATCTTTTATTGCCATTTTTGCTCTATCCATTGCTTCATAGATAATTGACATTGTTGGTTTTTGATCTTGGTCaactaatttcaaaacttttactaatggttcaATTGCAACACAAATATCACGAGCCCTCTTCCAAAATCTTCCATCCATTATGATGCTTGCAATGTTTTctgcttcttttcttcttttgcttGTATTATTGTATACTTCCCAATCACCAGAAGTGCACATTCTTTTTAAATCTGAAGAATGCCGAACAAGACTTTCAATTGAAATAAATTCTGTCGCAAATCGGGTTATTCCTGGTCTCAATAATTCATGGTCATTTGTAAATGTTTTCATCAAATTCACAACTTTATCGCTGTTATATATGAAGCTCGTTATTTGCTTGGCTTTCTCAACACACTTTTTTACTTTTGTTATCTTACCAATATCTTCTAGCATGAGATCAATACAATGTGCTGCACAAGGGGACTAAAACAAATGTTGCCTTTCTATCATCAATTTGGCACCAGCGGCCTTATTTGCACCTTCGCTATCTGTGACTACATGCACAATATTTTCCTCTCCGATTTCGTCAATAATTTTActtaataaagataaaataaaatcagCTGTCTttgctttgttggtgcaatcgacgaAACTATGAAATACCATGTTGTGGTCGCAATATATCATAAAATTTATGATTGGATGCTTGTTGTGAGTGCTCCAACCATCGCACATTATTGTGCATCCATACTTTGACCATTTTGATTTTAAAGTGTTCAAATATCCATTTATTTCATCCACCTCCTCTTGTAAATAAACAACACCAATTTGGCGTTCTGTGGGGCCTTTTATTCCTATTCCAGCCTCAACAATGGTGTTTATCATGGATTGATAGTATGGACCACTATCTGCTGCATTAAATggaataacattatatataaacCATTTCGATATTGCCTTACCAACATTTTTTACTTTTTCAGCCCCAAACCAATTTTTGAGACTCTTTTGTTTTGTCGGAAACATAAAAGAGTCAATTCCTTTTGATGGTAATCTAGAATCCTCTCTTACACTAAAGTTTCGAGACATCCCTTTTTTCAAACCAGGATCTAAGCCAGATGAAGAACCAGAAAATCCTACAATTATAAAATTTAGAGTAGTTAAGTACATTAAATTGATaagatatatatacataaatttaaaatattatttatatattttaccttGACCATAGTGATTACGCATTTGCTCCTCAATGACTCTTGTTTTACGACTTTCCTTGATGGCTTTTTGTAATTCTCGATTTTCTATATCTTCTATGTCATCTCCACCACTACTACCACTTTATGATACGTGTGTATTTTGTGTAATTGAATCTAAGGCTATTTGCTTTTTTCTTTGCATTGAACTTCTACTTGCCTTAGAGTCTTGAAGATGCTTTCTTAACATTGATGATATTTCCTTAGGAGCTTTATGACATATTTCAACATTTCCAGTAACATGTGCAATATGTTGTTTTAGTCTTGTAATTCCTCCGGTTATAACTTTTCCACAAAATTTGCATCGTATTGTTTTACGATTATCACCCACCATTTGaccaaattgccaaccaatatcAGGGTTTGGTGCCAttctaaacaaataaataatattgAATAATTTTgacttaatgataatgataaaaaaaacataataatgAGAATGAAGCACCTAAAATTAAACAattcttaataatttaatttattaaactaaaaaattagaAAACTTACTTGTTTGCAAATATAATGGAAATGATAGAagaaatcaattaatcaaacGAAGGAACTAGTGACCGTGAGCCAAAAGCTGCATATGCTCAAATTTATGGTAGATACTGAATTAATAAAACtggtaaaaaaaattagaaaacttGCCTTGTCTATGAATATGATGGAAATGATAGAAGAAATCTGTTAATCAAACGAAGGAGCTGATAACGAGAGCCAAAAGATGCAAATACTCAAATTAATAATAGATGCTCAATTAATAGAATCAGAAGGTACTCATGCAGTCAAACATTATTAGCAAATGCTTGGAAAAAAACCTGATGTGAATAACTTAAtatattaaactaaaaaattcgaaaacatgTGAATATAATGAAAGTGACAGAAGAAATTAATTAACGAAGGAGTTGATAACCTTGAGTAAAAACGATGCATATGTTCACATTTAAAGTAGATGCTTAATTAATAGAATTGgatgaaaaattaaaaagcttACTTTATTTGTGAATATGATAgaaattgttggggcaatttccctatgtCAAGTTTGACAAGTtggctaagcttgagttgagtcaagcttgagtcgggatttgagttttgatgtttgacaatataaggagattgctggagcaatcgtccggttatggagatagTCAAAGggtgaccaggttgatgagaatacaagtaggtcaaggttgacaggagacttgactgggaatgTCCTAACTGGAGCTTAGGcgtatggaaagtcctaactggaggttaggcgtatggaaagtcctaactggaggttaggcgtatggaagacctaactggaggttagccgtatggaagtcctaactggagtttaggcagtggtggaagtcctaactggaggttaggcaaattagAAGTCCTAagtggagtttaggcagtggtagaagtcctaactagaggttaggtaaattggaaagtccaagtgtgatcttggcaaaggagaaagtcctagtgaggagtcaggcaactgaaagttcaagtgtgatcttagcaaaggaggaaggcctggtgaggagccaggcatttgggaagtcctggtgaagaGCCAGGCAActagaagtccaagtgtgatcttagcaaaggaggaagtcctggtgaggagccaggcaattggaaagtcctggtgaggaaccaggcaacggaaagtccaagtgtgatcttggcaaagattgtaagtccaagcatgtggtcttggcaaggtaagtcctagtgtgacttgacaaggagaactcgataactaggatgagaccgaaggaagctcttgaaggcaaggcgtaaaggatgggagatatccgagagacgcaaggATGATGGAGGaaactagaaggctagttcgaggttggtcgggtatggccaaatgctaggcacggagacccaacatgtcacggttgaccaggagttgggttggagattttggacgtaagtttgagtcaagtccaggctggtcaatcgatcgggcgatcgattgaacaagggtccaatcgatcagtcgatcgattggagtgtgctgcgattatgggaaggcccaatcgatcggttgatcgattgggatgtgaaattgcGAGCACAGAAGCGTTCccaatcaatcgggcgatcgattgggagctgccaatcgatcggtcgatcgattgggcagcagaagctctcgcaCGATCGCGAAAgcacagaaaggctctgaatcgatcgggcgatcgattcaggtagtctcaatcgattgggaagtgaccgttgggcAGAAAACGAG
This genomic stretch from Zingiber officinale cultivar Zhangliang chromosome 7A, Zo_v1.1, whole genome shotgun sequence harbors:
- the LOC121999304 gene encoding NADPH-dependent aldehyde reductase-like protein, chloroplastic codes for the protein MATDETARLPLAGRVAIVIGASRGIGRAISLHLASLGARLVLCYASNAAQADLLAAQINSSSSTSPRAVAVRADVSVPADVKYLFDRAESAFASPAHMLVSCAGYGRKWVNAQVVRVNGEFI